Proteins co-encoded in one Bacillus sp. FSL H8-0547 genomic window:
- the gnd gene encoding phosphogluconate dehydrogenase (NAD(+)-dependent, decarboxylating) — MQVGLIGLGKMGYNLSLNLMDHKHEVVAFDIDSEAVAKLSNMGAEGASSIEELVSKLEAPRKIWMMVPAGVITENVLSELKGLLEPGDLVIDGGNSNYKESVKRGKEMKEQGVHFFDVGTSGGMEGARSGACTMIGGDKEVFASIEQLFKDICVENGYLYAGETGSGHYLKMVHNGVEYGMMQAIAEGFEVLEKSPFDFDYEQVARVWNNGSVIRSWLMELTQNAFSKDSKLDGIKGVMHSSGEGKWTVEEALDLQTATPIIALSLMMRYRSLDEDTFSGKVVAALRNEFGGHAVVNKD, encoded by the coding sequence ATGCAGGTAGGTTTAATCGGCCTTGGAAAGATGGGTTATAATCTTTCACTTAATTTAATGGATCATAAACATGAGGTTGTTGCTTTTGATATCGATTCAGAAGCAGTAGCCAAACTTTCAAATATGGGTGCAGAAGGTGCTTCTTCCATTGAGGAGCTGGTTTCGAAGCTTGAGGCGCCAAGAAAGATCTGGATGATGGTTCCAGCCGGTGTGATTACAGAAAATGTACTGTCTGAACTAAAAGGCCTGCTTGAGCCTGGTGATCTTGTCATTGACGGTGGAAATTCAAACTATAAAGAATCCGTTAAGCGCGGAAAAGAAATGAAAGAACAGGGCGTTCATTTCTTTGATGTCGGCACAAGCGGCGGCATGGAAGGCGCACGCAGCGGCGCATGCACAATGATCGGCGGGGACAAAGAAGTTTTCGCATCAATCGAGCAGCTGTTTAAGGATATCTGTGTTGAAAATGGCTACTTGTATGCAGGTGAAACCGGAAGCGGCCACTATTTGAAAATGGTTCATAACGGCGTAGAATACGGCATGATGCAGGCAATCGCTGAAGGCTTTGAAGTGCTTGAGAAAAGCCCGTTTGATTTTGACTATGAACAGGTGGCAAGAGTCTGGAACAACGGATCTGTTATCCGCTCATGGCTGATGGAGCTTACTCAGAATGCGTTCTCCAAGGATTCGAAACTTGACGGTATTAAAGGAGTTATGCACTCATCAGGCGAAGGGAAATGGACGGTTGAAGAAGCGCTTGACCTTCAAACGGCAACGCCGATCATCGCACTTTCTCTAATGATGAGATACCGTTCTCTTGATGAGGATACGTTCTCTGGAAAAGTAGTCGCAGCTTTGCGCAATGAATTTGGCGGACACGCTGTTGTAAATAAAGATTAA
- the gntK gene encoding gluconokinase translates to MIGTDIGTTSTKSVLFKTDGTIVFTHGIEYPLHSPDPETAEQDPEEIFQAVVTTIREVISCGNVHPSDILFVSFSSAMHSVIPVDREGIPLTNCITWADNRSAKWTEKIKNEMNGHEIYLRTGTPLHPMSPLSKITWIRHDRSELFLKTFKFISIKEYVFYKLFKRYVVDYSIATATGLFNLHELNWDWEALEVAGITAEHLSEPVSTTVSLTGLDAQYAALMGLHADTPFVVGASDGVLSNLGVNAVQPGAAAVTIGTSGAIRTVTDKPVTDPKGRTFCYALTEDKWVIGGPVNNGGMIFRWLRDQLGHEETELAKKLGKDPYEVLTEIAARVKPGSDGLLFHPYLAGERAPLWDANARGSFFGLSLHHKKEHMIRSVLEGIIFNLYTVLLALEELIGEPASIQATGGFARSELWRQMMADIFDQEVSVPESFESSCLGAAILGLYGLGHVSSLDVVSDMVGAAHHHKPIRENAAVYQELAPIYIRLSRLLKEEYASIAAFQQKHI, encoded by the coding sequence ATGATCGGCACCGATATAGGCACGACAAGTACAAAGTCTGTTCTATTTAAGACAGATGGAACCATTGTTTTTACGCATGGGATTGAATATCCTCTGCATTCCCCGGACCCGGAGACGGCAGAACAGGATCCGGAAGAAATTTTTCAGGCTGTGGTGACAACCATCCGCGAAGTGATTTCATGCGGAAATGTTCATCCATCAGATATTCTGTTCGTCTCATTCAGTTCTGCGATGCACAGCGTCATTCCCGTTGACAGGGAGGGAATTCCCCTTACAAACTGCATAACATGGGCAGATAACAGAAGTGCTAAATGGACGGAGAAAATTAAAAATGAAATGAACGGGCATGAGATTTATCTTCGAACGGGAACCCCTCTGCATCCAATGTCTCCGCTATCCAAAATCACGTGGATCAGACACGACCGGTCTGAGCTGTTTTTGAAAACCTTTAAGTTTATTTCAATAAAAGAATATGTTTTCTACAAGCTGTTTAAGCGTTACGTGGTTGACTATTCCATTGCTACGGCTACGGGACTGTTCAATCTTCATGAGCTTAATTGGGACTGGGAGGCTCTTGAAGTTGCCGGCATTACTGCTGAGCACCTGTCTGAGCCTGTCAGCACAACGGTTTCCCTGACTGGACTCGATGCTCAGTATGCGGCTCTTATGGGGCTTCATGCTGACACGCCTTTTGTCGTCGGAGCAAGTGACGGCGTGCTTTCCAACCTTGGCGTAAACGCCGTTCAGCCGGGAGCTGCAGCTGTGACAATCGGAACAAGCGGCGCTATCCGCACCGTGACGGATAAGCCCGTGACAGATCCTAAAGGAAGAACATTCTGTTATGCATTGACCGAAGACAAATGGGTCATTGGGGGGCCTGTCAATAACGGGGGAATGATTTTCAGGTGGCTTCGAGATCAGCTCGGGCACGAAGAAACAGAATTAGCAAAGAAGCTTGGCAAAGATCCGTATGAAGTGCTGACAGAAATCGCGGCACGCGTAAAGCCGGGATCAGACGGCCTTCTTTTTCATCCGTATCTGGCAGGCGAGCGGGCGCCTCTTTGGGATGCAAATGCAAGAGGATCATTCTTCGGCCTCTCTCTTCACCATAAAAAAGAACACATGATACGCTCTGTACTTGAAGGAATTATTTTCAACCTGTATACTGTTCTTCTCGCGCTCGAAGAATTGATCGGAGAGCCGGCAAGCATTCAGGCGACAGGCGGATTTGCCAGGTCTGAACTATGGCGCCAGATGATGGCCGATATTTTCGACCAGGAGGTTTCTGTACCGGAGAGCTTTGAAAGCTCATGCCTTGGAGCCGCTATTCTTGGCTTGTACGGCCTTGGGCATGTATCTTCCCTTGATGTTGTCTCTGACATGGTGGGGGCTGCTCATCATCATAAGCCAATTCGCGAAAACGCTGCCGTTTATCAGGAACTGGCACCGATTTATATACGTCTTTCAAGACTGCTGAAGGAAGAATATGCAAGCATCGCTGCCTTTCAGCAAAAGCACATTTAA
- a CDS encoding 6-phosphofructokinase: MRIAVFGIDTINETRMILAAIKAFAADKNTEASALEWHTGTLQAEPLGEWIRSIPEKTVAEKKHDFLPVMETYDAVLVLGGSDQAVQLLSQAKTNVLFLPVSYLEDHALGYDTALNEVVTNVLKVKDTISSLLYMKQRVCCVQLPGHEVSDLMKEAAAAVDGFVVTADESSWQHAAEYLKQKDEKGITYSFLIINESVPPQELGAYLGKKMELDFKELIYDESQCMSSRPTAADRIIEKNLARAAAEWLESGAVTRQLVLMNKEVK, translated from the coding sequence ATGCGCATCGCTGTTTTCGGAATCGATACTATTAATGAAACACGAATGATTTTAGCTGCCATTAAAGCATTTGCTGCGGATAAAAACACGGAAGCATCCGCACTTGAATGGCACACAGGAACACTGCAGGCAGAGCCGCTTGGCGAATGGATTCGTTCCATCCCGGAAAAAACGGTTGCCGAGAAGAAACATGACTTCTTGCCTGTAATGGAAACCTATGATGCCGTCCTCGTCCTCGGAGGATCAGATCAGGCGGTACAGCTGCTTTCCCAGGCAAAAACGAACGTGCTCTTTTTGCCGGTCTCATACCTCGAGGATCATGCTCTCGGATATGATACGGCACTGAATGAAGTCGTGACGAATGTACTGAAAGTAAAAGATACGATCAGCTCGCTCCTGTATATGAAACAGAGGGTCTGCTGCGTGCAGCTGCCCGGGCATGAAGTATCAGACCTGATGAAGGAGGCAGCCGCAGCTGTTGACGGATTTGTGGTTACCGCTGATGAATCATCCTGGCAGCATGCTGCTGAGTACTTGAAGCAGAAAGATGAAAAAGGGATTACTTATTCCTTTTTAATCATTAATGAGTCGGTTCCGCCGCAGGAGCTTGGTGCTTACTTGGGAAAAAAGATGGAGCTTGATTTCAAAGAGCTTATCTACGACGAATCCCAATGCATGAGTTCCCGCCCGACGGCTGCTGACCGGATCATTGAAAAGAACCTTGCCCGTGCTGCAGCCGAGTGGCTAGAATCAGGGGCCGTAACAAGGCAGCTTGTCCTTATGAATAAAGAAGTGAAGTAA
- a CDS encoding GNAT family N-acetyltransferase encodes MFEIKPIQAEHTYALRQKVLMPDFSIEECGYQKDFDQDTLHIGAFKEEELIGTASFFKETHEKIKGKHAYRLRGLAIDPEHRNQLRGQTLLLLAENKLSQLEAETLWCTTLVNNVEYYQHLGFKETDFRFHVPSKGLNVLMVKGL; translated from the coding sequence ATGTTTGAAATAAAACCAATACAAGCTGAACATACATATGCCTTGAGGCAAAAAGTACTGATGCCCGACTTTTCCATAGAAGAGTGCGGCTATCAAAAGGATTTTGATCAAGATACGCTTCACATCGGTGCATTTAAAGAGGAAGAACTGATTGGAACAGCATCCTTTTTTAAAGAAACACATGAAAAAATAAAAGGGAAACACGCATACAGACTGCGCGGCCTTGCCATTGATCCGGAGCACCGGAACCAGCTCCGGGGCCAGACGCTGCTCCTGCTGGCCGAAAACAAACTATCACAGCTCGAAGCAGAAACGCTGTGGTGCACAACACTTGTCAATAACGTTGAGTACTACCAGCACCTCGGTTTTAAAGAAACCGACTTCCGTTTCCATGTTCCTTCGAAGGGACTGAATGTGCTGATGGTGAAGGGGCTTTAA
- a CDS encoding lysozyme family protein, whose protein sequence is MKFIKTSIGFLLLVFAGFFALTVFYSAERQPAVMQQNAFEEVIKYEPLIEQELATYQLEEYTPLVLALMQQESKGRGGDPMQASESAGLPRNAITNPEESIRQGVEYFQRSLKYGQERKVDEMTIVQAYNMGLGYIDFVVENGGMHTEELAKEFSMIQVKKQPELYNCGGDKSNFRYPYCYGDFTYSSKVQENRNALTAVSEKTNDQM, encoded by the coding sequence ATGAAATTCATAAAAACCAGTATAGGCTTTCTGCTGCTTGTATTTGCCGGTTTTTTTGCGCTGACCGTGTTTTATTCGGCAGAAAGACAGCCGGCTGTGATGCAGCAGAATGCGTTTGAGGAAGTCATAAAGTACGAGCCCCTTATTGAACAGGAGCTTGCAACTTATCAGCTTGAAGAGTATACGCCTCTCGTTCTGGCACTTATGCAGCAGGAAAGTAAAGGCAGAGGGGGAGACCCCATGCAGGCTTCAGAGTCAGCAGGTCTGCCGCGAAATGCCATTACCAATCCGGAAGAAAGCATCAGGCAGGGTGTGGAGTATTTTCAAAGAAGCCTGAAGTACGGACAGGAGCGCAAGGTAGATGAAATGACGATTGTACAGGCATACAACATGGGCCTCGGCTATATTGACTTTGTGGTTGAAAACGGCGGAATGCACACGGAAGAGCTTGCGAAAGAATTTTCAATGATCCAGGTGAAAAAACAGCCGGAACTATACAATTGCGGAGGGGACAAGTCCAACTTCAGGTATCCATACTGCTACGGGGACTTTACTTACAGCTCCAAGGTTCAGGAAAACAGGAATGCGTTGACGGCTGTATCAGAAAAAACAAATGATCAAATGTGA
- a CDS encoding DUF3231 family protein yields MIKVIETIKSMIKLSADGEPKAPLHVGEVMALWTLLTLMEEAIVFYDVFMNTTTDAELIKVIEEAKTATEETVMKLKEFLAAEGVPLPPTSEEKPKSEPLDVPFGVRFTDNEIANFLSVKTATYITFCGTSVSESVRNDVATLFLTFMTAVIQYSIRLKSLMIQRSWLKVPPYFQPPGLTKNT; encoded by the coding sequence ATGATAAAGGTAATCGAAACCATTAAAAGTATGATCAAGCTGTCTGCTGATGGAGAGCCGAAAGCTCCTCTGCATGTAGGAGAAGTGATGGCGCTCTGGACGCTTCTTACCCTGATGGAGGAAGCAATCGTTTTTTATGATGTATTTATGAATACAACAACAGACGCAGAGCTGATTAAAGTGATTGAAGAAGCCAAGACAGCGACAGAAGAAACGGTTATGAAACTGAAAGAATTTTTAGCCGCAGAAGGAGTGCCTCTTCCGCCGACGTCAGAAGAAAAACCGAAGTCAGAGCCTTTAGATGTTCCGTTTGGTGTCAGATTTACAGACAATGAAATCGCAAATTTTCTGAGCGTGAAGACAGCTACCTATATTACGTTTTGCGGGACTTCTGTATCGGAGTCTGTCAGAAATGATGTTGCTACCCTTTTCCTTACTTTTATGACGGCCGTGATCCAGTACAGTATAAGGCTGAAAAGCTTAATGATTCAAAGAAGCTGGCTGAAGGTGCCGCCTTATTTCCAGCCGCCGGGTCTGACGAAAAATACATAG
- a CDS encoding ABC transporter ATP-binding protein, translated as MRKAVLSVNGLNKEIGDKQLLYNVNLTVYEGELFGLLGPNGSGKTTLIRSVLGLVKMNEGEISVNGYSIKTHFEEAMKHAGAIVENPEFYPFMTGYQNLCHFAYMHDNINEGRIKEAVSLVKLGQAIHDKVETYSLGMRQRLGVAQAILHKPKLLILDEPTNGLDPAGIRELRTYLKELCTKEGTAVVIASHLLKEVEDMCSRAAIIQDGEILAVQEIGSREGELLTVKFEVSDAIRAADLLNDYSAAAENSEIVLLAKREEIPVINKMLINEQIDVFAILPLSKSLEETFIELTGGMPDV; from the coding sequence GTGAGAAAAGCCGTACTTAGCGTAAATGGCCTGAACAAGGAAATTGGGGACAAACAGCTGCTTTATAATGTGAACCTGACTGTATACGAAGGAGAATTATTTGGTCTGCTGGGCCCTAATGGCTCCGGAAAGACAACACTGATCCGATCTGTCCTTGGTCTCGTAAAAATGAACGAAGGTGAAATATCCGTCAACGGTTACTCCATTAAGACACATTTTGAAGAGGCGATGAAACATGCGGGGGCAATCGTTGAGAATCCTGAATTCTATCCTTTTATGACAGGGTATCAGAACCTGTGCCATTTTGCATATATGCACGACAATATAAATGAAGGCAGAATAAAAGAAGCCGTATCGCTCGTAAAACTGGGTCAAGCCATCCACGACAAGGTTGAGACCTATTCCCTCGGCATGAGGCAGCGCTTAGGAGTCGCACAGGCTATTTTACATAAACCGAAACTGCTGATTCTGGATGAGCCGACAAACGGGTTGGACCCTGCCGGAATCAGAGAGCTAAGGACGTATTTGAAAGAACTCTGCACAAAAGAGGGAACGGCCGTCGTGATTGCCTCTCATCTGCTGAAAGAGGTAGAGGACATGTGCTCCCGTGCCGCCATCATCCAGGATGGAGAAATTCTTGCTGTTCAGGAAATCGGCAGCCGTGAGGGGGAGCTTCTGACGGTGAAGTTTGAAGTGTCCGATGCAATTCGTGCTGCGGATCTTCTAAATGATTATTCGGCTGCAGCTGAAAACAGCGAGATTGTTCTTCTTGCTAAAAGAGAAGAGATTCCGGTCATAAATAAAATGCTTATAAATGAACAAATTGATGTGTTTGCGATTCTGCCTCTGTCCAAATCACTGGAGGAAACATTTATTGAACTGACTGGAGGCATGCCGGATGTTTAA
- a CDS encoding ABC transporter permease gives MFNLLKMEHQKLLYQKSTAALFITLAVISFLLAAGSKQMFTGAGVGENVIGYLSFSTGTLFILPFFSLVIAGAIVANEFNWGTIKFLLIRPKTRSKILAAKFLTALLFGVYFLLAYFLFSVILGLVFFGASVAPDDKLMVESIGLQYLTAFIEIVLISGFAFMISSVFRNSSLAIGLSIVLTFSGKIMVQLMAHYGMNWGKYILFANTNLKQHLQGNRPLFEGMTLGFSMSVLFVYLLVFLLAAWAAFTKRDVSI, from the coding sequence ATGTTTAATCTACTGAAAATGGAACACCAAAAGCTGCTCTATCAGAAAAGCACAGCTGCGCTTTTTATAACGCTTGCCGTTATCAGTTTCCTGCTTGCTGCCGGTTCAAAGCAGATGTTCACAGGAGCGGGAGTGGGCGAAAACGTCATTGGTTATCTTTCCTTTTCAACAGGCACTCTATTTATCCTGCCGTTTTTCTCTCTTGTGATTGCAGGTGCCATTGTGGCAAACGAATTTAATTGGGGCACCATCAAGTTTCTTTTAATCCGTCCGAAAACCCGTTCGAAGATCCTTGCAGCTAAATTTTTGACGGCCCTTCTTTTCGGCGTCTATTTTCTGCTTGCTTACTTTCTTTTCTCTGTCATTCTTGGGCTTGTTTTCTTTGGCGCATCCGTTGCCCCTGATGACAAACTGATGGTGGAAAGTATTGGTCTTCAATACTTGACAGCTTTTATTGAAATTGTTCTGATTTCGGGTTTTGCCTTTATGATTTCTTCTGTATTCAGAAACAGCTCTCTTGCCATCGGGCTTTCCATCGTCCTGACGTTTTCAGGCAAAATCATGGTGCAGCTGATGGCTCACTACGGAATGAACTGGGGAAAATATATTCTTTTTGCAAACACGAATCTTAAGCAGCACCTGCAAGGAAACCGGCCGCTGTTTGAAGGGATGACACTTGGTTTTTCAATGTCCGTTCTGTTCGTTTATTTGCTCGTTTTCCTTCTGGCGGCGTGGGCAGCTTTTACTAAGAGGGATGTCTCTATTTAA
- a CDS encoding ABC transporter permease subunit, translating to MRNIPLLSGLFMLAVLVAVAWLGPVIPSVKEGIIEQRMVFKESGAFERAPFPPSLQHLFGTDEDGRDLLSLVIMGAKETLMLILVISIIRYGAAILLALLSLPEKSPARALIYSLNGFAASLPIVFAAILFITMPVFTFSPHRVYWIVLILSLSDVGRVAYVFQQAMKSISHTQYVEAGVTIGNSPFGLFSRHYLPNLLPDAVIHFFMDLGKVTLLLGQLGILSIFVTQAFVQLNYGYGELQNTSLNWPILLGMAKSNMINGFWIPFFPALALTYLILTFNLIGEGLRKHFSRI from the coding sequence ATGAGGAATATCCCTCTATTATCCGGCCTCTTCATGCTAGCAGTCCTTGTTGCTGTCGCATGGCTGGGTCCGGTGATTCCGTCTGTGAAGGAGGGGATCATTGAACAGAGAATGGTTTTTAAAGAGAGCGGAGCGTTTGAAAGGGCGCCCTTTCCTCCATCGCTGCAGCATCTGTTTGGGACAGATGAAGACGGACGGGATCTGTTAAGCCTTGTCATCATGGGTGCAAAGGAGACGCTGATGCTCATTCTTGTCATCAGCATCATCAGGTATGGAGCGGCTATTTTGCTTGCGCTGCTCAGTTTGCCTGAAAAAAGTCCCGCCCGGGCACTTATCTACAGTCTGAACGGATTTGCAGCAAGCCTTCCGATCGTGTTCGCTGCCATTCTCTTTATCACGATGCCTGTCTTTACCTTCAGCCCCCACCGTGTTTATTGGATTGTCCTGATTCTCTCCCTTTCAGACGTCGGCCGGGTCGCCTATGTGTTTCAGCAGGCCATGAAGTCCATCTCGCATACGCAATATGTAGAAGCCGGAGTAACAATCGGAAACAGTCCGTTTGGCCTGTTTTCCCGTCACTATCTTCCGAACTTGCTGCCTGATGCTGTTATCCACTTTTTTATGGATTTGGGAAAGGTAACTCTTCTCCTCGGCCAGCTCGGCATCCTGTCCATTTTCGTTACGCAGGCATTTGTGCAGCTGAACTACGGGTACGGAGAATTGCAGAATACAAGTCTGAATTGGCCGATTCTGCTTGGCATGGCGAAGTCTAATATGATCAATGGATTTTGGATTCCTTTTTTCCCAGCGCTTGCTCTTACCTATTTGATCTTGACGTTTAATCTTATTGGAGAAGGCTTGAGAAAACATTTCAGCAGGATCTAA
- a CDS encoding ABC transporter permease subunit, producing the protein MQAALAISRHILLFFVIVIILILTVLLPRDVEIGAEGKPQTVVFEYEFSWAVYSENLTGFFSDIIREKSFGLTKYERSAEDEAVLYFSRSLKVIVSAFFLSLSLGILKGIYDAKRGGPLRLVFGKGFTWLLQSLPDFFLFLSLQWILLIYFRDYVDLFGHESWYSFIYPALLVSIYPALYISRITAASILDQEGMPYIAVARSKGLPSAMITFKHMLKNSLVPILTNISSLMIYLLSNLLIVEYLTDYKGAAYRLFEAFHVTPVLSAGLNTAIEPNVIILFGICFMLMVLTVQILSETAKRWIDPREGSA; encoded by the coding sequence ATGCAAGCAGCTTTGGCCATCAGCAGGCATATCCTGCTGTTTTTCGTTATTGTCATCATCCTTATTTTAACCGTTCTACTGCCGAGGGATGTTGAGATCGGTGCAGAAGGGAAGCCTCAGACTGTCGTCTTCGAATACGAATTTTCATGGGCTGTTTATTCTGAAAATCTCACCGGTTTTTTCTCAGATATAATCCGTGAAAAATCGTTCGGCTTAACAAAGTATGAACGCTCAGCTGAGGATGAAGCCGTTCTATATTTTTCAAGAAGTCTGAAAGTGATTGTTTCCGCTTTTTTTCTCAGCCTCTCGCTCGGCATCTTAAAAGGCATATATGATGCAAAACGCGGAGGGCCCCTTCGGCTTGTTTTCGGTAAAGGGTTTACGTGGCTGCTGCAGTCTTTGCCTGATTTCTTTCTGTTTCTTTCCCTGCAGTGGATTCTGCTGATTTATTTCAGGGACTATGTGGATCTTTTCGGGCACGAAAGCTGGTACAGTTTTATCTACCCCGCTTTGCTCGTGTCCATTTATCCGGCACTGTACATAAGCAGAATTACAGCGGCTTCAATTCTTGATCAGGAAGGAATGCCGTATATTGCGGTTGCCCGCTCAAAAGGACTGCCTTCCGCCATGATTACCTTCAAGCATATGCTAAAAAACAGTCTCGTCCCGATTTTAACAAACATAAGCTCCCTGATGATTTATCTTCTGTCCAATCTGCTGATTGTGGAGTACCTCACGGATTATAAAGGAGCGGCCTACAGGCTTTTCGAAGCTTTTCATGTCACGCCTGTTTTAAGCGCAGGACTGAATACAGCGATTGAACCAAATGTCATTATTTTATTTGGCATCTGCTTTATGCTCATGGTTCTCACTGTTCAGATTCTGAGCGAAACAGCAAAAAGATGGATTGATCCAAGGGAGGGAAGCGCATGA
- a CDS encoding FAD-dependent oxidoreductase, producing the protein MKIAVIGCTHAGTAAVSNIAKLYPDAKITVYEKNDNVSFLSCGIALYVGGVVEDAQGLFYSSPGELEKMGAAMKMRHAVTAIDSELKTLTAQNLETGEEVVDTYDKLIMTTGSWPIVPPIEGINLQNIVLSKNYQHANTIIDKAKEAKKITVVGAGYIGIELVEAFESYGKEVTLIDSTDRVLSKYLDAEYTEVVETEFENRGVTLALGETVKQFKGENGKVTKVVTTHGEYESDLVVLCIGFKPNTELLKGQVEMLDNGAIIVNEYMQSSNEDIFAAGDSCAIRYNPTGKHAYIPLATNAVRMGTLAARNLVKKTIKYMGTQGTSGIKIYDQNIASTGMTETAASLADMNVKSITILENDRPEFMPTYEPVTLKVVYEEETRRIVGAQVMSKADLTQSINTLSVCIQNNMTIDELGFVDFFFQPHYNKPWNFLNQAGLQAIHS; encoded by the coding sequence ATGAAAATCGCAGTTATCGGATGTACACATGCTGGAACGGCAGCTGTTTCTAATATAGCCAAGCTTTATCCGGATGCAAAAATAACGGTTTATGAGAAAAATGATAATGTTTCATTTCTCTCTTGCGGCATCGCCCTTTATGTAGGCGGAGTTGTTGAGGATGCGCAGGGGCTTTTCTATTCATCACCCGGAGAACTTGAAAAAATGGGGGCAGCGATGAAAATGAGACATGCTGTCACGGCCATTGACAGCGAATTAAAAACTCTGACGGCACAAAACCTGGAAACGGGCGAAGAAGTTGTCGACACGTATGATAAATTAATTATGACGACAGGATCCTGGCCGATTGTTCCGCCGATTGAAGGAATTAATCTTCAGAACATCGTCCTTTCTAAAAATTATCAGCATGCCAATACCATTATTGATAAAGCGAAAGAAGCGAAAAAAATTACGGTTGTCGGCGCAGGCTATATCGGCATTGAACTTGTAGAAGCGTTCGAATCATACGGTAAAGAAGTCACGCTGATCGACAGCACGGACAGAGTCCTGAGCAAATATCTCGACGCAGAATACACCGAAGTTGTTGAAACGGAGTTTGAAAACCGCGGGGTTACACTCGCTCTTGGGGAAACTGTCAAACAGTTTAAAGGCGAAAATGGGAAAGTGACAAAGGTTGTGACAACCCATGGTGAGTATGAATCGGACCTGGTTGTTCTCTGCATCGGATTCAAGCCTAATACAGAACTGCTCAAAGGACAGGTGGAAATGCTTGATAACGGGGCAATTATCGTGAATGAATACATGCAGTCAAGCAATGAAGATATCTTTGCAGCCGGTGACAGCTGTGCGATCCGCTACAACCCGACCGGAAAGCACGCGTATATTCCGCTTGCAACCAACGCTGTCCGAATGGGGACTCTTGCTGCAAGAAACCTTGTTAAAAAGACGATTAAATATATGGGAACACAGGGTACCTCAGGTATTAAAATCTATGATCAGAACATCGCATCAACCGGGATGACCGAAACGGCTGCTTCTCTTGCGGACATGAATGTGAAAAGTATCACAATCTTAGAAAACGACCGTCCGGAATTCATGCCAACCTACGAACCTGTTACGCTGAAAGTTGTGTATGAGGAAGAGACACGGAGAATTGTCGGTGCACAAGTCATGTCCAAAGCAGACCTGACTCAATCCATCAACACACTGTCTGTCTGCATTCAAAACAATATGACCATAGATGAGCTTGGATTTGTCGACTTTTTCTTCCAGCCGCACTATAACAAGCCGTGGAACTTCCTGAATCAGGCTGGTTTGCAGGCGATCCACTCATAA